The Geobacter sp. AOG2 genome includes a window with the following:
- a CDS encoding 3-deoxy-D-manno-octulosonic acid transferase, translating into MRGLSPAMFYTAYNILSLVLLVPALLYHLYRSISRGRPAALGERFGHISPQELALIADRPVIWLHAVSVGESVAARPLLKALRRQYPGHAIVVSNTTETGRGVTSGFPEKDLCIYFPFDFLPAVRRTLDAIKPALVVIMETEIWPNFNREAARRGIPVILANGRISDRSYGRYLKFAWFFRHALEFCSALCMQTATDRERIVAIGAPAERVLTTGNLKYDIPCRQVSPDERATLRARYAIPEGMTVVTAASTHPGEEEPVLNAFRELLATHDPLMLVLVPRHPERTVQVAGLLDKAGLPFLRRTALAADGLPLFSGGSVLLVDTVGELMDIYALSDLAFVGGSLVATGGHNLLEPASLGIPFVFGPHMTNFREIAALVLKYRAGVQVDDAAGLATACRTLLEDTRRRREIGANGLAMVRDNGGATERHMAVIAGYA; encoded by the coding sequence GTGCGGGGCTTGAGCCCCGCCATGTTCTACACGGCCTACAATATACTCTCCCTTGTTCTGCTGGTACCGGCGCTCCTCTACCATCTGTACCGTTCTATCAGCCGCGGCCGTCCGGCAGCCCTGGGCGAACGCTTCGGCCATATTTCCCCGCAGGAACTCGCCCTGATCGCCGACCGTCCGGTGATCTGGCTTCATGCCGTGTCGGTGGGCGAATCCGTTGCCGCCCGGCCGCTACTCAAGGCATTGCGCCGGCAGTACCCCGGCCATGCCATCGTGGTCTCCAACACCACAGAGACCGGACGCGGGGTCACATCCGGCTTTCCCGAAAAAGACCTGTGCATCTATTTCCCTTTTGATTTCCTCCCGGCCGTGCGCCGCACCCTGGACGCCATTAAGCCGGCGCTGGTCGTCATCATGGAAACCGAGATCTGGCCCAATTTCAACCGGGAGGCGGCCAGACGCGGCATACCGGTCATTCTGGCCAACGGCCGCATCTCGGACCGCTCCTATGGCCGCTACCTGAAGTTTGCCTGGTTCTTCCGCCACGCCCTGGAGTTCTGTTCCGCGTTATGCATGCAGACCGCCACCGACCGGGAGCGGATCGTTGCCATCGGAGCGCCGGCGGAGCGGGTGCTGACAACGGGCAACCTCAAGTATGACATCCCCTGCCGCCAGGTGTCGCCGGATGAACGGGCAACCCTGAGGGCGCGCTACGCCATTCCCGAGGGGATGACCGTCGTCACGGCCGCCAGCACTCATCCCGGCGAAGAGGAACCGGTCCTGAACGCCTTTCGGGAACTCCTGGCGACCCACGACCCACTCATGCTGGTCCTGGTGCCGCGCCATCCCGAACGGACCGTTCAGGTCGCGGGCCTTCTGGACAAGGCCGGCCTGCCGTTCCTGCGGCGCACGGCCCTGGCGGCGGACGGGCTCCCTTTGTTTTCCGGCGGGTCGGTACTGTTGGTGGACACGGTGGGCGAACTGATGGACATCTACGCCCTGTCGGACTTGGCCTTCGTGGGGGGCAGCCTGGTGGCGACCGGCGGCCATAACCTGCTGGAACCGGCTTCCCTGGGTATCCCGTTCGTCTTCGGCCCCCACATGACCAATTTCAGGGAGATTGCCGCACTGGTGCTGAAATACCGGGCCGGGGTCCAGGTGGATGATGCCGCAGGCCTGGCCACGGCTTGCCGCACCTTGCTCGAAGATACACGGCGCCGCCGGGAGATTGGGGCAAACGGGCTGGCCATGGTGCGGGACAACGGGGGGGCCACCGAGCGGCACATGGCGGTCATAGCCGGGTATGCGTGA
- a CDS encoding lysophospholipid acyltransferase family protein has product MKRLFWSVQTALFYLFTLAAAAIPGSLIPPAGKAIGGLMALFLRKRRGIAVDNIRRALPFMTKHPDWTCPLDAPEAIARELFRHLGISLLEVSRLYHGGGDAIIGNVEIRGRENFEHARTRHKGIIFVTGHCGNWELMALAFARAYDEPVSVVARRQNNPYLNVMVEKMRLHYRNTVIYKDGGLRQMLGVLKKGGIIGILADQAVFPEDGALIDVLGRKAWASKAPVIIGRKTGAALIPIFIHREGCRNVITLYPEYELGSDTSEQGVQRDVQALSRYVENFAVAHPSEWYWVHRRWKRAGEPSC; this is encoded by the coding sequence ATGAAACGCCTTTTCTGGTCAGTCCAGACAGCCCTGTTCTATCTTTTTACCCTGGCTGCGGCAGCTATCCCGGGGAGTCTCATTCCTCCGGCCGGAAAAGCGATCGGCGGCCTCATGGCCCTGTTTCTGCGCAAACGGCGCGGCATCGCCGTCGATAACATTCGCCGGGCGCTTCCGTTCATGACAAAGCACCCCGACTGGACGTGCCCCCTGGACGCCCCCGAGGCAATTGCCCGGGAACTGTTCCGGCACCTGGGGATTTCGTTGCTTGAGGTCAGCCGGTTGTATCACGGCGGGGGTGACGCCATCATCGGCAACGTCGAGATCAGGGGCCGGGAAAACTTTGAGCACGCCCGGACACGCCACAAAGGGATCATCTTCGTCACCGGTCATTGCGGCAACTGGGAATTGATGGCTCTGGCCTTCGCCCGAGCGTATGACGAGCCCGTTTCGGTCGTGGCACGCCGGCAGAACAATCCCTACCTGAACGTCATGGTGGAAAAAATGCGGCTGCATTACCGCAACACGGTCATTTACAAAGATGGCGGCCTGCGGCAGATGCTCGGCGTCCTGAAAAAGGGCGGTATTATCGGCATATTGGCGGATCAGGCCGTCTTCCCCGAAGATGGGGCGCTGATCGACGTCCTGGGCAGAAAAGCGTGGGCCAGCAAGGCGCCGGTCATCATCGGCCGGAAGACCGGAGCGGCCCTGATACCGATTTTCATTCACCGCGAAGGGTGCAGGAACGTCATCACCCTGTACCCGGAATACGAACTGGGCAGCGACACGTCCGAACAAGGCGTCCAGCGTGACGTCCAGGCCTTGTCGCGCTATGTGGAGAACTTTGCCGTCGCGCACCCGTCGGAGTGGTACTGGGTGCATCGACGCTGGAAGCGGGCCGGGGAGCCGTCATGTTGA
- a CDS encoding Trm112 family protein: MLPEQLQSILACPVCKGELSPFDGGRYLLCRPCGLKFPIRDGIPVLLTDEAEAVTHLDHGKDSQ; the protein is encoded by the coding sequence ATGTTGCCCGAACAGTTACAATCCATACTCGCCTGTCCCGTCTGCAAGGGGGAACTCTCGCCGTTTGACGGGGGCAGGTACCTGTTGTGCCGTCCCTGCGGCCTGAAATTTCCGATCCGTGACGGTATCCCGGTCCTGCTGACGGACGAAGCCGAAGCAGTGACGCACCTCGATCACGGCAAGGATAGCCAGTGA
- a CDS encoding glycosyltransferase family 2 protein, with the protein MAENGVHTPCPLSVVVIARNEAERLDDCLQSVSWADEIVVVDSGSSDATREVARRYTDKVFDVAWRGFGPQKQAAVDLATNDWILNIDCDERVTPELSAEIQGILASDNATQAYSVPRRTFLGTREIKHCGWYPDRTVRLFNRRSARFSDSLVHERVVADGPVAHCRGHLLHYSFSGIGPLLTKLNYYSDLSARQMFEQGRRCTLFDLTVRPLFAFFKTYVLRLGLLNGVEGLEISLTTALLTFTKYAKLREMAKK; encoded by the coding sequence ATGGCGGAGAATGGTGTGCATACTCCCTGCCCGTTGTCGGTCGTCGTCATCGCCAGGAATGAGGCTGAACGTCTGGATGACTGTCTGCAAAGCGTGTCGTGGGCCGACGAGATCGTGGTGGTGGATTCGGGCAGCAGCGATGCCACCCGTGAGGTCGCCCGGCGTTACACGGACAAGGTGTTCGACGTCGCCTGGCGCGGCTTTGGCCCGCAGAAACAGGCGGCCGTCGATCTGGCGACCAACGACTGGATTCTCAACATCGATTGCGACGAACGGGTAACGCCGGAACTGTCTGCGGAGATACAGGGGATCCTGGCCTCGGATAACGCCACTCAGGCATATTCCGTGCCGCGCCGGACGTTTCTCGGCACCAGGGAGATCAAGCATTGCGGCTGGTATCCCGACCGCACCGTCAGATTGTTCAACCGCCGCAGTGCGCGTTTTTCCGACAGCCTGGTGCATGAACGGGTCGTTGCGGACGGTCCGGTTGCCCACTGCCGGGGACATCTGCTCCACTATTCCTTCAGCGGGATCGGGCCGCTTCTGACCAAGCTCAATTACTACAGCGACCTTTCCGCCCGCCAGATGTTCGAGCAGGGGAGGCGGTGCACTCTGTTCGACCTGACGGTCAGGCCCCTGTTCGCTTTTTTCAAGACGTACGTGTTGCGGCTGGGATTGCTTAACGGTGTTGAAGGACTGGAGATTTCGCTGACCACCGCTCTCCTGACGTTTACCAAATACGCCAAGCTGCGGGAAATGGCAAAGAAATGA
- the waaF gene encoding lipopolysaccharide heptosyltransferase II: protein MKLPEHNKVRRILIRAVNWIGDAVMTTPAIGAVREFYPQAEITVLANPLVAEVFSPHEWVDKVMVFDRKGAHQGVRGRLRLAAELRKCSFDMAIILPNSFDSALVPWLAGIPVRLGKGSDGRSLLLTGRYSEGETSPLRHEVQYYRNLVRHFGIMGKDVLPRLCTTPEEDRAVEALLAGQGIQAKDNVIGINPGATYGSAKRWYPDRFAEVAGRIASAWRARIVIFGSLGEAGIAADIEQRLEGGCLNIAGKTTVRELMALIKRCNFMVTNDSGPMHIAAAFGVPLAAIFGPTDHTGTAPYTVKATIVRKGVACAPCKLRECPTDHRCMTAVTADDVVAAALALVEKRHG from the coding sequence GTGAAACTCCCGGAACACAACAAGGTCCGTCGCATCCTGATCCGCGCGGTCAACTGGATCGGCGATGCGGTCATGACGACGCCGGCCATCGGCGCGGTGCGCGAATTCTACCCTCAGGCCGAGATCACCGTGCTGGCCAATCCCCTGGTGGCGGAGGTCTTTTCGCCCCACGAGTGGGTGGATAAGGTGATGGTCTTCGACCGCAAGGGAGCGCATCAAGGGGTTCGGGGAAGGCTTCGGCTGGCTGCCGAATTGCGAAAGTGCTCGTTTGACATGGCGATCATTCTGCCGAACTCCTTCGATTCGGCCCTGGTGCCCTGGCTGGCGGGCATACCGGTCAGACTCGGCAAGGGCAGCGACGGCCGCAGCTTGCTCCTGACCGGCCGCTATTCGGAAGGTGAAACGTCGCCGCTCCGCCATGAGGTCCAGTATTATCGCAACCTGGTGCGCCATTTCGGCATTATGGGCAAGGATGTGCTGCCCCGCCTGTGCACCACGCCGGAGGAAGACCGTGCCGTAGAGGCCCTGCTGGCAGGGCAGGGCATACAGGCAAAGGACAACGTGATCGGGATCAACCCCGGTGCAACCTACGGGTCGGCCAAAAGATGGTATCCGGACCGGTTTGCCGAGGTTGCCGGCCGGATTGCCTCAGCGTGGCGGGCGCGGATCGTGATTTTCGGCAGCCTCGGAGAGGCGGGCATTGCCGCCGACATCGAGCAGCGTCTGGAAGGTGGTTGTCTTAACATTGCGGGCAAGACCACCGTGCGCGAACTGATGGCGCTTATCAAACGCTGCAATTTCATGGTGACCAACGATTCCGGCCCCATGCACATCGCCGCCGCCTTTGGGGTGCCCCTGGCGGCTATTTTCGGGCCGACCGACCACACCGGCACCGCACCCTATACCGTCAAGGCGACCATCGTCCGCAAGGGCGTGGCGTGCGCCCCCTGCAAATTGCGGGAGTGCCCGACCGACCATCGCTGCATGACGGCGGTTACGGCGGACGATGTGGTTGCGGCGGCGTTGGCCTTGGTGGAAAAGCGTCATGGCTGA
- the rfaQ gene encoding putative lipopolysaccharide heptosyltransferase III, whose translation MKSLPESILIVNIRLIGDVILTTPLIGLFKEAYPGVAIDFLVNRGTGEFLEKDPRVRRVLYSDSRGTSAGRKKNSYLIDIFRRYDMAVNMNASDRGNIAVLLAGRRWRAGLYLGDRFWQDIWKKMLFTHPIDYPYPIHVARVCQVVAEKFGLSVDKLEAKVFWDKHDEEKVGALLRHQQVVQPYFVIHPFARWRYKYWDFEKFAMVSDAIAERYYMQPLWTSSPDPAEKSALEQAAALCRTPPALVCGELTLNQMTYLISRAFLYVGLDTAISHLAASTGIPMVALYGPTIADVWSPWNNSGPLAQQCPLPRGKQRTGNIIVIQGDRPCIPCGRSGCDDQGGESPCLLEIGTDEVLASVAELLGPSQGEGR comes from the coding sequence ATGAAGTCCTTACCTGAATCGATACTTATCGTTAATATCCGCCTGATTGGCGATGTGATCCTGACAACCCCCCTCATCGGCCTATTTAAGGAGGCCTATCCGGGGGTGGCCATAGATTTTCTAGTCAATCGAGGTACGGGTGAATTTCTGGAGAAGGACCCGCGGGTGCGAAGGGTCCTTTATTCCGACAGCAGGGGGACCTCCGCCGGCCGCAAAAAGAACAGCTATCTGATAGATATATTTCGCCGCTACGACATGGCGGTCAATATGAATGCCTCTGACCGGGGGAACATCGCCGTCCTTCTGGCAGGGAGGCGCTGGCGCGCCGGCTTGTATTTGGGGGACCGGTTCTGGCAGGATATCTGGAAAAAGATGCTGTTTACCCACCCGATCGACTATCCCTATCCGATCCACGTAGCCCGCGTTTGTCAGGTCGTAGCGGAAAAGTTTGGTTTGAGTGTTGACAAGCTGGAAGCAAAGGTTTTCTGGGATAAGCATGACGAAGAAAAGGTCGGCGCCTTATTGAGACATCAACAGGTCGTTCAGCCCTACTTCGTCATCCACCCCTTTGCCCGCTGGCGGTACAAGTACTGGGACTTCGAGAAGTTTGCCATGGTGAGCGATGCCATTGCCGAACGTTACTACATGCAGCCTTTATGGACATCCTCTCCCGACCCGGCCGAGAAGAGCGCGCTGGAGCAAGCCGCCGCCCTCTGCCGCACCCCGCCTGCCCTGGTTTGCGGCGAGTTGACCCTGAACCAGATGACATATCTGATTTCCCGGGCGTTTTTGTATGTCGGGCTCGACACGGCGATCAGCCACCTGGCCGCCTCAACCGGTATCCCCATGGTGGCGCTGTATGGCCCGACGATTGCCGATGTGTGGTCACCCTGGAACAATAGCGGCCCCCTAGCGCAGCAATGCCCGTTGCCCCGGGGGAAACAGCGCACCGGCAACATCATTGTCATCCAGGGTGACAGACCCTGTATCCCGTGTGGCCGGTCCGGATGCGACGATCAGGGGGGGGAAAGCCCGTGTCTGCTCGAGATCGGGACCGATGAGGTTCTGGCCTCGGTAGCGGAGTTGCTCGGCCCGAGCCAGGGAGAAGGCCGGTGA
- the lpxK gene encoding tetraacyldisaccharide 4'-kinase, translated as MGSFPTYWRSVATGSRQGLSGRLPVLVCSPLALVYACIQSIRSILYQKQILTAKRLPRPVISVGNITVGGTGKTPVTAFIARFLIDRGMKVAVLSRGYGGAMEGQTAIVSDGCTIRLDAGQCGDEPYLLASTVPGLMVVMGTDRHRAGMLAMEQLSPDIFLLDDGFQHLRLRRDLDILLLDCARPFGNGWTLPAGLLREPKRAAGRADLVMYTRCPQGYPPAPLAGKPVCSARHRLGDAVPLAGGPPVFFDNLRGRKVLAFAGIGEPEPFFGELRTLGLDVVRTIPLPDHAAYTPAQLAGLATTFRACGADSAITTEKDGVKLRRLAPEFADRVMLARLKLVIDDPTPLTDLLSNLLQK; from the coding sequence ATCGGCTCTTTCCCCACATACTGGCGCAGCGTCGCCACCGGGTCACGACAAGGGCTTTCAGGGCGCCTGCCCGTCCTCGTCTGTTCTCCTCTTGCCCTCGTCTATGCCTGCATCCAAAGTATCCGCAGCATTCTGTACCAAAAGCAGATCCTGACGGCCAAACGTTTGCCCCGGCCGGTGATCTCGGTGGGCAACATCACCGTGGGCGGCACCGGGAAAACGCCTGTTACAGCCTTCATCGCCCGCTTTCTCATCGACCGGGGCATGAAGGTGGCAGTCCTGTCGCGTGGATACGGCGGCGCCATGGAGGGACAGACCGCCATTGTCTCCGATGGCTGCACGATCCGTCTGGATGCCGGGCAGTGCGGCGACGAACCGTACCTGCTGGCCTCCACGGTGCCCGGCCTGATGGTGGTGATGGGTACCGATCGCCATAGGGCCGGCATGCTGGCCATGGAACAGTTGTCGCCCGATATCTTCCTGCTGGATGACGGCTTCCAGCATCTGCGCCTCCGGCGCGATCTGGACATCCTGTTGCTGGATTGCGCACGCCCCTTCGGCAATGGCTGGACGCTGCCGGCCGGGCTGCTGCGGGAGCCGAAGAGAGCCGCGGGACGGGCCGACCTGGTCATGTACACCCGGTGTCCCCAAGGCTACCCTCCTGCACCCCTGGCGGGAAAACCGGTCTGCTCCGCCCGCCATCGCCTGGGCGACGCCGTGCCCCTGGCGGGCGGGCCGCCGGTCTTCTTCGACAATCTGCGGGGCAGGAAGGTTCTGGCCTTTGCCGGGATCGGGGAGCCTGAACCGTTTTTCGGGGAACTGCGCACTCTGGGACTGGATGTGGTCCGCACCATCCCGCTCCCCGACCATGCCGCTTATACCCCGGCCCAACTGGCCGGGCTGGCGACGACCTTCCGGGCCTGCGGCGCCGACAGCGCCATAACGACGGAAAAGGATGGGGTGAAACTGCGCCGTCTGGCGCCGGAGTTTGCCGACAGGGTCATGCTTGCCCGGCTTAAACTCGTCATTGACGATCCCACCCCCTTGACGGACCTGCTGAGTAATTTGCTTCAAAAATAA
- a CDS encoding methane monooxygenase/ammonia monooxygenase subunit C produces MLNSKLVDFGVPIAALAAASALIALTGTDLKVSAFFHINGAWPVGDAQPWHFLYLYGFYPAYILGGAALVLFAAGFAKPRLAPFRKGAAFLVLLLMLGPGLLVNTVLKDHWGRPRPRDITLFGGERTFQNPWVEGAANNGKSFPSGHGASAFYLAMPFFVLRRRSPRIARRVFTLGMLYGVAMGVARVAQGGHFVSDILWAWGVVHLTAVVLYYLMGLDREKIPECGA; encoded by the coding sequence ATGTTGAACAGCAAGCTTGTCGATTTCGGAGTGCCGATTGCTGCGCTGGCTGCGGCAAGCGCCTTGATCGCGCTTACCGGGACGGATTTGAAGGTTTCGGCGTTTTTCCACATCAACGGCGCCTGGCCTGTGGGAGACGCCCAGCCGTGGCACTTTCTGTACCTCTACGGCTTTTACCCCGCCTATATTCTGGGAGGGGCCGCCCTGGTGCTGTTCGCGGCCGGCTTCGCCAAACCCCGGCTGGCGCCTTTCAGAAAAGGAGCCGCCTTCCTGGTGCTCCTGTTGATGCTGGGGCCCGGCCTGCTGGTCAACACGGTACTCAAGGACCATTGGGGGCGTCCGCGTCCACGGGACATTACCCTGTTCGGGGGGGAAAGAACCTTCCAGAACCCGTGGGTAGAGGGGGCCGCGAACAATGGGAAGTCGTTTCCATCGGGGCACGGCGCATCGGCCTTTTACCTGGCCATGCCGTTCTTCGTGCTGCGCCGCCGTTCACCACGGATCGCCCGGCGGGTATTCACGCTCGGCATGCTCTACGGCGTCGCGATGGGGGTGGCCCGTGTCGCCCAGGGGGGGCACTTTGTCAGCGATATCCTGTGGGCCTGGGGGGTGGTTCACCTCACTGCGGTGGTACTCTACTACCTGATGGGCCTCGACCGGGAGAAGATTCCCGAGTGCGGGGCTTGA
- a CDS encoding ABC transporter ATP-binding protein, translated as MKSTLFRTLGFFRPYWRLLVISALCSAIVGGMDGAFAYLVEPVLKKIFAGKDTGIFLLVPVGIIVLFVVRGLARFTYDTTIKLAGQKAIQDIRNSLYAATMRQDMAFYNRQATGELMSRMTNDIAQMQEGIGQVVTGLFRDMISAVSLLGVVFYRNWELAVISFVVIPATAYPAQLIGKKIKNASGRSLNVMGGLTSILQETFSGVKVIKAFGLEDRTIARFHATNLEFFRQIRRYIKYESLAMPVSEAIISLGVAGVIYFGGNQVMSGRMTASEFFSFIAAMVMMFTPIKKLQGSYNVVQRSAGAAERVFDLLDERRAIVDRPGAVDIGRSSGQVEFRHVSFSYGGEPVLQDVSLTAESNRMVALVGPSGGGKSTLVSLISRFYDVSEGAVFIDGRDIRDVTISSLVSQIALVDQETTLFNESIANNIRYGKPGATLEEVVEAAKAAFAHDFIQQLPDGYDTNIGDRGLRLSGGQRQRICIARALLKNAPILILDEATSALDTESEQMVQKALDNLMINRTTFVIAHRLSTVLHADTIIVLENGRIVERGSHDDLLKNSSLYSRLHSLQFSDRNAGAPVNEP; from the coding sequence ATGAAATCAACACTGTTTCGCACGCTCGGTTTTTTCAGGCCCTATTGGAGGCTTTTGGTAATCTCAGCGCTCTGCTCGGCAATCGTGGGGGGCATGGACGGTGCCTTCGCCTATCTGGTCGAGCCGGTTCTGAAGAAAATCTTCGCCGGCAAGGATACCGGCATCTTCCTGCTCGTTCCCGTGGGGATCATCGTTCTGTTCGTCGTCAGGGGGTTGGCCCGCTTTACCTACGATACCACCATCAAGCTGGCCGGCCAGAAGGCGATCCAGGACATCCGCAATTCCCTCTACGCCGCCACGATGCGCCAGGATATGGCATTTTACAACCGTCAAGCTACCGGCGAGCTGATGTCGCGCATGACCAACGACATCGCCCAGATGCAGGAGGGGATTGGCCAGGTGGTCACCGGACTGTTCCGCGATATGATCTCGGCCGTTTCGCTGCTGGGGGTGGTCTTTTACCGTAACTGGGAACTGGCCGTCATCTCGTTCGTGGTAATTCCGGCCACGGCCTACCCTGCCCAGTTGATCGGCAAAAAGATCAAGAACGCCTCCGGACGCAGCCTCAATGTCATGGGTGGCCTGACGTCCATCCTCCAGGAGACCTTCTCCGGCGTCAAGGTCATCAAGGCGTTTGGCCTGGAAGATCGCACCATCGCCCGCTTCCACGCGACCAACCTGGAGTTCTTCCGCCAGATCCGTCGCTACATAAAGTACGAGTCCCTGGCCATGCCGGTCTCCGAGGCCATTATCTCTCTGGGGGTGGCCGGCGTGATCTACTTCGGCGGCAACCAGGTCATGTCGGGCCGCATGACCGCCTCGGAATTCTTTTCGTTCATCGCCGCCATGGTCATGATGTTCACGCCGATCAAAAAACTGCAGGGATCGTACAATGTGGTTCAGCGCTCGGCCGGCGCCGCGGAGCGCGTATTCGATCTCTTGGACGAGCGACGGGCCATCGTCGATCGTCCCGGAGCGGTGGACATCGGCCGTTCGTCCGGGCAGGTCGAGTTTCGCCATGTCTCCTTCAGTTACGGCGGTGAGCCGGTCCTTCAGGATGTTTCCCTGACCGCCGAAAGCAACCGTATGGTCGCCCTCGTGGGGCCGTCGGGAGGCGGGAAGTCCACCCTGGTCTCCCTGATCTCCCGTTTCTACGACGTAAGCGAAGGTGCCGTCTTTATCGACGGCCGCGACATCCGCGATGTAACCATATCATCCCTGGTATCCCAAATCGCGCTGGTCGATCAGGAAACCACCCTGTTCAACGAGAGCATCGCCAACAACATCCGTTACGGGAAACCGGGCGCCACCCTGGAAGAGGTGGTGGAGGCTGCCAAGGCCGCCTTTGCCCATGATTTCATCCAGCAGTTGCCCGACGGGTACGACACCAACATCGGAGACCGGGGGCTGCGCCTGTCCGGGGGACAGCGCCAGCGCATCTGCATCGCCAGGGCGCTTCTCAAGAATGCGCCGATCCTGATACTGGACGAGGCCACCAGCGCCCTGGACACGGAAAGCGAACAGATGGTGCAAAAGGCCCTGGACAACCTGATGATCAACCGTACCACTTTTGTCATCGCCCACCGCCTCTCCACCGTGTTGCATGCCGACACCATCATCGTTCTTGAAAATGGTCGTATCGTGGAACGAGGCTCCCATGACGACCTGCTGAAGAACAGCAGTCTCTACAGCAGGCTTCACTCGCTGCAATTCAGCGACCGTAACGCCGGTGCCCCCGTTAACGAGCCATGA